Genomic window (Pseudovibrio brasiliensis):
ACAAGATGAAAAAGCGCATGGGCGACCGCATGGCCAAAATGCAGGACGGCAAAGGCGGTAAAGGCGGCTGGGGCGATGGCCCTCGTGACGGCAAACCAGGCAAGGATGGCTGGCAGAAAGGCCCACGTGATGGCAAGCAGGGCGACGGCATGCAAGGCAAAGGCGGTTGGGGTGATGGCCCACGCGAGCAAGGCATGATGGGCTTTGGTAAGCACGGTGGCAAAGGCATGCGCGGTGAAATGATGGGCGCAATGTTTGCCAAAGTGGATCTGGACAAGAACGGCAAGATCTCATCTGAAGAACTGGGCAAGCTGGCCGACAAGCTCTTCGCAAATGGCCCGGTTGATCTGGCAGGCTTCAGAACAATTGCCGCTGAGTTCAAAGAACCAATGTACGTCCGCTCCTTCCAGCGTCTGGATGCTGACGGCGACCTGAAAGTCACTCAAGAAGAGTTCTTCGCACCAACTGCTCAGATGATGAAACGCATGGACCGCAACAACGACGGCGTCATCACATCAGCTGACTTCAAAAAGATGAAGAAAGATTGGCGCAAAGGTCAGAAGGATCGCAAAGGTGGCTACGGTCACGGTCATGGTCAGCGCGGTTAAGTCCACCCGCAGTTGACCTATAAAAAAAGGCGGAGCCAACAGCTCCGCCTTTTCTTTTTCAATATGTATCAAGCAAATCAGCTGGTCGCTGGTTTGGTCTCTTGCATTTCAGTGTCATAGTCCACGGCAACACCGTAATGCGGATCTTCCAGAACAGCGACTTCAACCATGCTGCCAGCCTTGTGCAGCAGGTCCTTACAGTCTGGAGACAAGTGACGCAGATGCAGCGTTTTACCAGCCTGCTCATAACGGGTCGCCAGTGCATCAATCGCTGCCAGACCGGAATGGTCCACCACGCGGGAGTTGATGAAGTCGACAATCACGTCA
Coding sequences:
- a CDS encoding EF-hand domain-containing protein, coding for MMNFKTILAGSVAAIIAGTALSPAMAAPGFGGGFGKKMSSQFFTNFDANKDGSVTAAEIETKRKADFAKADTAGDGVITLEEWKVFAADRAAERSQDRSVRIFQRFDVNGDGQVTREEFLEQAERMTARMDKMKKRMGDRMAKMQDGKGGKGGWGDGPRDGKPGKDGWQKGPRDGKQGDGMQGKGGWGDGPREQGMMGFGKHGGKGMRGEMMGAMFAKVDLDKNGKISSEELGKLADKLFANGPVDLAGFRTIAAEFKEPMYVRSFQRLDADGDLKVTQEEFFAPTAQMMKRMDRNNDGVITSADFKKMKKDWRKGQKDRKGGYGHGHGQRG